The Neisseria subflava DNA window GACCTGGTATTGCAAAAACTCATGCAAAACGAACAGGCCAAAGCAGCTAACGTCAAACAACAGCAACAAGCTGTCAACGCCAAACAGCAACAACAAGCCGCCGCCCCTCAATCGGCAGCACAATAAAGCAAAAGGCCGTCTGAAAACCTACTTACCCTTTCAGACGGCCTGCCCTAATGGTTAAAATCCACCAAACACAATAAAGACACACGATTATGAGCCGCGAAAACAACGTCAAATCCAAAGACCTACACCTCATCAACGACCTCAACGCCGCCCTTCAAAAAGAAAAACACAGCGGTCAATTTTGGGTCATCATCCTTTTCTTCATTTTCCTGGTTGTCTTCGTTATTTGGGCTTACAACAGCCCGGTCGAAGAAGTGACCCGCGGCAACGGCAATATCATTCCCAGTAGCCGTGAGCAAGTGATTCAAAGCCTCGACCCCGGCATCGTAACCGAAATCATGGTTAAAGAAGGCGATATGGTCGAGAAAGATCAGATTCTGATGAAACTCGACGACACGCGCAGCTCCGCCGTTTTGCGTGAAAGCGAAGCCAAAGTCGAAAACCTCGAAGCCACTGTTGCCCGCCTTAAAGCCGAAGCCTACGGCACCAAGCTCTCCTTCCCTGACAGCGTGGGTCCCGAGCTTCGCCGTCGCGAAATCGCCGCCTACAAAGCACGCCGTCAAGCCATGACCGACGCCGTCAGCGGCCTTTCCCAAAGCAAGGCTGCGCTTGACCGCGAAATCGCTATTACCGCCCCCATGGTTGCCGAAGGTGTGGTTTCCGAAGTCGAACTCTTAAGAATGCGCCGTGAGTCTGCCGACTTGGCCACTCAAATTTCCGAGCGCCGCAACCGCTACAAAGCCGATGCCAACAACGAACTTTTGCAAGCCGAATCCGAGCTGGCGCAATCCAAAGAAAACGTTGCCATGCGCGCCGACCCGGTTGAACGCTCGCAAATCCGCGCACCTATGCGCGGTATCGTCAAAGGCATAAAAGTCACCACCATCGGCGGCGTTGTGAACGCAGGCGAAGACATCATGCAAATTGTCCCGGTTGACGACAAACTGCTGGTCGAAGCCTATATCCGCCCGCAAGACATTGCCTTTATCCGCGCAGGCCAACCTGCATTGGTTAAAGTCAGCGCATACGACTACTCCATCTACGGTGGCTTGGAAGGCAAAGTTACTCTTGTTGGCGCCGATACCGTCAGCAACTCCATGCAAAACCGTGCCAACGACCTGAAACTTGATCCGAACCAAGTCTATTACCGCGTTCTCGTCCAAACCGAAAACAACTCCCTGAAAGACAAAAACGGCAAACCTATGCCGATTATTCCGGGCATGGTTGCAACGGTGGACATCAAAACCGGCGAGAAAACCATCTTCCAATACCTGATCAAGCCGATTACGCGTATGAAACAAGCGTTAAGCGAACGCTAATCGATAAACCGATAAAAGGCCGTCTGAAAATTTTCAGACGGCCTTTGGTTTATGTTTTAAATACCTCCTTATTCAGCAGATAAATTATTTCTCCTTAAAAGCAGTACCGACAAACGTTCTTTTCGGATTGCCGCGCTCAACTTGATAGAGTTGCGCGTGCTGCTCCTGCGCAAAATTTCCAGCCTGTCCGGCATGATGTTTCGCCAGCTTTTGCGCCAATAACATTACCGCCAATTTTTTATTGGCATGCTGGCTGCGTTCGCTCTCGACCCGCACGGAAATGCCGCTTTCTTTATGGGTGGCGTGGACGGCACTCTCGGTTTTATTGACGTGTTGCCCGCCTTTACCGCCCGAACGGCAGGTTTGAAACTCGATTCCGTTTTCAGACGGCATTTCATACATCTGCGGCATATCGGGCAAGCGGAAAACGCCTATATACCAATTTTTGCGCGGATGTTTCGGGCGGACGGGGCTGGGGCATACCCATTGGAGCGTCCCCTGCCAAGTTTGCGCCAAACTTTCGGCTTTCTGCCCTTCCAACTTGAGCGTCGCCGACAAAATGCCGTGCTTATCGGCGGTTTCGGTAACAAGTTCGGCATCAATGCCTTTTGCTTGGGCTTCAGTAAGCAATTCGCCCAAGACGAAACGGGCAAATATACGGCACTCTGCCGGCCCTTGCGCGGTGGAAATTTGCAGATAAACCGCTGGTGTATTCTGTTTCATCTTTACGCTCCACACTCGCCGCCGGTTTTATAAGTCAAAACAGGTTTAAACCGCGCGACCAATTCAATCAAACCTACGTTTTTCATGGCAGCAATAACGCTGTCGATGCTTTTATAAGCCTGCGGCGCTTCTTCAAAAATCAAAGCTTTGTCCTGACAGACAACCACGCTGCCAAATTCGGTCTGGCGCAGGCTGTCGGCAGTATATTTGTGCGACAGCCTGCCTTTGCATTCGCCGCGCTGCCACTTCCGACCTGCGCCATGAGCCAAGGTATTCAACGAAATTTGGCAATCTTCGGCAGGTTGAACCAGATAGCTGTAATCGCCGCGCGAGCCGGGTATCATGACCAAGCCTTTATCAGTGGGCGTTGCGCCTTTTCGGTGCAGCCAACCGGTTATGCCGTCAATCTCGGTTTGCTCCAAAAAATTATGGTGGACATCAAGCAGGCATGTTCCTTCTGCGCGCCAACGATCGAGCATTCTGGCCGCAATCAAACGGCGGTTAAGGCTGGCAAATTCAAGGGCTGTTTGGTGTTCGGCAAGATAGGTCGCCGCCGCTTTGCCCTCTTCCGCCAAACCTTGATGTCCGAAGGCGGCAATATGGCGTTGCAAAATCTGCTGGCCCAATCCGCGCGAACCGCTATGCACCAACAGTTGCAAATGGTTTTCATTAAAATCGGGCGGAAGCAAATCGGTGCGATAAACGGTGTCAACGGTTTGCAACTCGGCAAAATGGTTGCCGCCGCCAATCGTACCGACGGCAAGGCCGTCTGAAAATTGGCGCATATCGACAACGTCGTCTAACAAATCGACCTGTTCGTCTTTGTCTAGTGGCGTATCGATGTTGCCGAGCTGTTTAGCGAGCTTGGCCGGTTTGAGTTTGGCTGCGCGTAAATTGGTCTGCCAAAACGCCATGCCGCAACCGATGTCGTTCCCAATCAGGGCAGGATAAAAATGACGGTCGCTGAAAAATGCTGCACCAACCGGATAACCGCGCCCTGCATGTAAATCCGGCATTCCGGCAACGCGTAGCATATGCGGTAATCGGGCGGTGGTTTCGAGCTGTGCGACAGCGTTGCCTTCAATCCATGTATTTGAATCGGCAATAATTTGAATATGATGGGGATAATTGCCCATGTGTTTATGCTTTCTTTAAAACGGATAGAAACCGACAACTGATGACAATAGGTATCCACCGTCTGCGAAATGTTCAGACGGCCTGGTTTCTAGCCGATAATCGTAGGGAAAGCAGCCCGAAGCGGGCGACATGGAATGCGAAAAGCGTTATCCGAAAGTCAGACCGACGCTTGGGCTGCAAAGAATGTGATTGAGCGGATTGAAGTATTGCGTGTCATGGCTTGCTCCTTTCTTTGCATGAAAATATTAAAAACGTTCGGATTATAGAAGGTTCATTTCCAATCATGCAAACTTACTGACATCAATCTGCCAATAATGTTGCATAAATGGCAACTATTGAGAACATGATTTAGGCCGTCTGAAAACTTTTCAGACGGCCTTTTATACCCAATAATCCTTACAAAACAACGGTCGGATAAGAGCCGACAACTTTCACGAAGGAAGCGCGTTCGCCCAAAAGCTGCAAGGCTTTTTGGACATTTTCATCGCTTTGGTGGCCTTCGATATCGATGAAGAACAGGTATTCCCACAAAACCGATTTGCTTGGGCGGCTTTCAAATTTGGTCATGGAAATGCCCAACTCGGTGAAAGGTTGCAACAAAGCAGTAACGGCACCGGCACGGTTGGGCGCGGATACGACCAAAGAGGTTTTATCGTTGCCGCTGCGGCCGGTTTCTTGATGGCCCATCACCAAGAAGCGCGTGGTGTTGTTCGGTTCGTCTTCGATACACTCGGCGGCAAAGCTCAACTGATAAATTTCCGCGGCAATACGTCCGGCAATGGCGGCCACATTCGGGCTATCTGATTCGGCAACCAAACGCGCTGCTTCTGCATTGCTGGCTACGGCGATACGTTCGGCATTGGGCAGGTTGCGGCCGAGCCAGTCGTTGCATTGCGCCAAGGCTTGGGCATGGGCGAAAACTTTGGTAATGCCGCCGATTTCGTGGCTGTCTTTACGCAACAGGTTGTGATGAATGCGGACAACCACTTCGCCGCAGGCTTTCAAAGCGGTTACGGCCAGCAAGTCCAAAGTGCGCCCCACTGAGCCTTCGGTCGAATTTTCTACCGGCGCCACCAAATAATCGGCTTGGCGCGTTTCAACTTGTTTGAAGCAGTTGTCGATGGTGGTACACGCCATGGTGTGTGCGGCGTGGCCGAAATGTTTGATGGCAGCTTGCTGGGTAAATGTCCCCTTCGGGCCCAAATAGGCAATCGTCAGCGGACGCTCCACCGCCAAACATTCGCTCATAATCTCGCGAAACAGCCGAGTAACTGATTCATCAGGCAAAGGGCCGCGGTTCAAATCCTGAATCCGGCGCAAAACGGTCACTTCCCGTTCAGGACGGTACACCGCGCCTGTCCCTTTCAATTCGCCGATAGCATGCGCATGACCGGCGCGCTCATTGAGCAAACGGAGGATTTCCGCATCGATGCTGTCGATGGCATTGCGGTGCGGCAATAATTGTTCGTCTATGGATAAAGGCATAAGCTGTCTCGCAATTTTGTGAGGGATATTTTCATTTTAACATTAAAGGCCGTCTGAATTCCGTTTTCAGACGGCCTCAACACTATCTTTATCTAACTTTATCGTCTATCAGGTTTGCAAACGCCGCCAATTCCATCATAATTAAGCCTTTTGAACGACAAGGCCTATTCCATGCACTCAAACGGACTGCACACCCGTTTCCTGCCCGATGAAGAAGCAACCCTGAAACTGGGTGAAGAATGGAGCAAGCAGCTTTCCGCTCCGCTGACCATCTATCTTGAAGGCGGACTGGGTGCAGGCAAAACCACGCTGACACGCGGGATTTTGCGCGGACTGGGGCATACGGGCGCAGTCAAAAGCCCGACTTACACCATTGTCGAATCTTATCCGCTGGATACATTCACCCTCCACCATTTCGACCTCTACCGCTTTACTATGCCCGAGGAATGGGAGGATGCCGGTTTGGACGAATTGTTTGCGCCCGACAGCGTCTGCCTCATCGAATGGCCGCAGCAAGGCGGGGAATTCACGCCTCCGGCAGACATTACCATTACATTGACGTACACCGATAAGGGCAGAACCTGCACCTTTTCCGCCCACACAAACCAAGGCCGAAAAAGTTTAGAATCATGGTCAAATTAACTAGAAGACACATTCTCCGTCAAGGCACAGGACTATTTCTCACCCTCACGCCCGTTGGTGCCGCATTGGCCAAACCGGCCTCTCCTGCGCAATTCCTTGCCGTCCGCATTTGGCCGGCGAACGCCTACACACGCGTTACCCTTGAGAGCAACCACTCAATGAAATACCAACATTTTATGTTGGACAACCCCAACCGGTTGGTCGTGGATATTCAAGGCGCGGAAATCAACAGCGTCCTGCAAGGCATTTCCAGCAAAGTGCTGTCTAACGACCCTTTTATCCGCAGCATTCGTGCCGGTCAAAATACGCCCAATACCGTGCGTATCGTCATCGACCTCAAACAAAGTACCCATCCGCAAGTCTTTGCGCTCGCCCCCGTCGGCAACTTCAGAAACCGCTTGGTTATCGACCTCTATCCGCACGGCGCAGATGCCAACGACCCGATGATGGCCTTGCTCAACGGCAATGTTCCCAAACAACGTCAAAATACCAATATCGCATACGACACCCCTGCCCCTAAAAACAATCGCGGCAGCGGTGGCAACCGCCGTCCCGTGATTATGATCGACCCCGGTCACGGTGGCGAAGACCCCGGCGCAATCGGCCCGAGCGGCCTCAAAGAAAAAAACGTCGTACTCTCCATCGCCCGCGAAACCAAAAAACGCCTCGAAGCCTTGGGTTACAACGTATTCATGACGCGCAACGAAGACATCTTTATCCCATTGGGCGTACGCGTTGCCAAAGGCCGTGCGCGCAATGCCGACGTATTCGTATCCATCCACGCCGATGCCTTTACCAGCCCGTCCGCTCGCGGTACCGGCGTATATATGCTCAATACCAAAGGCGCGACCAGCTCGGCGGCAAAATTCCTTGCCCAAACCCAAAACAACGCCGATGCCATCGGCGGCGTACAAACCAGCGGCAACCCCAATGTCGACAACGCCATTTTGGATATGACCCAAACCGCGACCCTGCGCGACAGCCGCAAGCTTGGCCATTCCGTCTTGACCGAATTGGGCAAACTCAACCAATTACACAAAGGCCGCGTTGACGAAGCCAACTTCGCCGTCCTCCGTGCGCCAGATATTCCATCCATTTTGGTGGAAACTGCCTTCCTATCCAATCCTACCGAAGAGCGGCTGCTCGGCAGCGAATCATTCCGCCAACAATGCGCCCAAGCCATTGCCACCGGTATTCAAAAATACATCAATACCGCCGTTTTACGCCGCGGATAATGGCTTGATAAAACAAAGGCCGTCTGAAAATTTTTCAGACAGCCTTATCTTTTCAAGCAATCTATTGGCATGAACAATACAGCAAAATGGGAGAATGGCGGCAAAATAACAATTGAGCCAAACCCTGTCAATCTTTGCTATTACATGTTCTACACTCATATGCGTGCTATTTATTGTTGGTACCTGATTTACCAAATGCCGGCTGTAATTGATCAGCAAGATCGTCTTCAATCAATTGCAGCACATCAGCGGGAAGTGTATCGGCATATTGATGAATCGTTATTTTATATTGGCCTTGATACCATTGATTTAAATGCAATGCATAGGTACTTTTATGCCCGAAGCCCAAATGCTGTGCCAATCTATTCCGAATACTGTGACGTGAAGACCCTACGTATAGAACCTGACTTGGGCGATTTAATTTTGCGCAGGCATGTGTTTTAAGTAAGCGAAAATTTTGAAATTGCTGAAAAGTTGTATTAATGTCGCCTTCAATCTGTTGGATAACATAAATAAAGCATCCATGACTGGGCAATTGTTCCAACGTTGTAAATTCAAAGGTACGGTCAGGTACAAGCTTTTTTGCTTGTATACAATGTTCAATCAATCGGTCAAGATAACGCATATTAACCGCACTTCCCTACCGCAGCCGGATAGACGGATACCTTCGTCTGCGTCAATGCAAACAGGTTTTCCAACTGCATTTGCGCCTGACGGTTGGCATGTTCCAAAATCTCAGCCCTACATGCGCTTTGCAATACCTGCCGTTTCGCCTCTTCCTGCACCGTCTTGAATACAGACTTATCCATAGGCAGCAAATTAAACGAGCCGGTCTGAATATCGTACACTTCGATATTTTCCAAATCCACGCTCAAGATTTCCACCGCCGGCAGACTGATTAATACCTTGTCGTCCACAATATTGACATTGTCCGCGCCTAACTTGTCCAAATCCAAACCGGCCAACACCTTGCCGCGCACAATAAAAATACCGCTTTGCGAATCCTGCCACAGCCTGCGCCAATCCCCTTTTTTCTCCGTACGGATAATCGTATCGATATAAAATGCCGTACTTTCCAAGCGGTTCATCTGCTTAATCTGCATCAAAACCCCCTCACGGGACAAAACCTGATGTTCTTCGTTCTGACCATGCAGGGCATAAAACCAGCCGCCTGCAGCCGTCAACGCACACAACACCAGCACGACCAATCCGCGCCCAAACATTTTCATTTCAAACATTCCCCATTAAAATAATCATCAAAACATTCCCCATATTCTCCCAAAACCGTCAATTTCAAGCCATACCCAGGCCGTCTGAAACAATAAATTTCATTACCAAAAAGTAATAAAAAATCTCAACAAACAAAGTTTGCCTTTTGGTAAAGACAAGACTACAATCCATTACACACAATTCAATTTCATCTCATCATGAATACCACCGACCTGCGCCGCCACAACCTGCGGCAATGGATAACACAACACCACAACGGCCAGCAGACCAAGTTTGCCCAAGCCATCTCCATCAACCAAGGCGAGCTGTCCGCCCTGCTGAAAAACAAATCTTTCGGCGAGAAAAAAGCCCGAAAAATCGAGCAGGCAGCCAATATGCCTGACATGTGGCTGGATCAAGACCACCAAGACCGCCACGCCCCCACCATCAGCCAAGAAAGAAATACCATGTCCCACATCTCCACCATTCCCGAAATCCTAGCAGACATCAAAGCCGGCAAAATGGTCATCATCACCGATGCCGAAGACCGCGAAAACGAAGGCGACTTGCTGATGGCCGCCCAATTCGTTACCCCCGAAGCCATCAACTTCATGATCAAAAACGCACGTGGCCTGGTCTGCCTGCCGATGGACGGCGAAATGGTCGAAAAACTCGGCCTGCCTATGATGACCCAAAAAAATGGCGCACAATACGGCACCAACTTCACCGTCTCCATCGAAGCCGCCCACGGCATCACCACCGGCATTTCCGCCGCCGACCGCGCCCTGACCATTCAAACCGCCGTTTCCCCATCCGCCAAACCCGAAGACATCGTCCAACCCGGCCACATCTTCCCACTGCGCGCCCAAAAAGGCGGCGTACTCGTCCGCGCCGGACACACAGAAGCCGGCGTCGATCTGGCACAAATGAACGGCCTGATTCCCGCCGCCGTCATCTGCGAAATCATCAACGACGACGGCACCATGGCGCGTATGCCCGAACTGATGAAGTTCGCCGAAGAACACAATCTCAAAATCGGCACCATTACCGACCTCATCGAATACCGCAGCCGTACCGAAAGCCTGCTTGAAGACATGGGCAACTCACCCGTACAAACCCCATGGGGCGAGTTCCAACAACACGTTTACGTCGACAAACTCTCCGGCGAAACCCACCTCGCCCTCGTCAAAGGCACACCTTCCGCCGAAGAAGAAACCCTCGTCCGCGTCCACGAACCCTTCAGCGTCATGGACTTCATCCAAACCAACCCGCGCCACTCATGGTCGCTGCCCAAAGCCCTTGAGCGCATCCAACAAGCCGAAAGTGGCGTAGTCATCCTCCTGCACCGCACTGAAGACGGCGCCACCCTGCTCGACCGCACCCTACCCAAAGGCGCCAACCAAGCCTACAAATGGGACAGCAAAAGCTACGGCATAGGCGCACAAATCCTCGCCGGCCTCAACGTCAAAAAACTGCGCGTCCTCGGCCAGCCGTCATCCTTCACCGGCCTCACCGGCTTCGGCCTCGAAGTCGTCGGCTTTGAAGAAGCTGAAAAATAATCTTGCTTGATTAACTCTCAAAGCAAATGAAACAAAAGGCCGTCTGAAAGTTTTCAGACGGCCTTTTAAGTTTGTTATCCAACTCAAAAACTGCGAATATAAAAAAGCCGATACACCTTTCCGATGTATCGGCTTTCGCTATCTGCTCAACGCTTAATTTTTGCTGGGCAGTTCTTTTTCGCTCAATGGTTTGATGTACCAAATATCGCGGCAGTAGTCGGCGATGGAGCGGTCGGATGAGAAGAAGCCCATGTTGGCGATGTTGATCAAGGCTGATTTGCGCCATGCGGATACGTTGCGGTAGTGTTCGTCCGCTTTGTATTGCGTGTCGATGTAGCTGCGGAAATCGGCCATCAGTTGATAGAAGTCGCCGTATGGTTGCAACACGTCGTTGTAGCGGTTTGGCTCTTCCGGAGAGAAAGTGCCTTGGCTGATTTGGTTGACGACGCGGCGTAGATCGCTGTCTCGCTCGATATAGCTCAACGGGTCGTAACCATTGCGGCGGATTTCTTCGACTTGCTCGACGGTGTTACCAAAGATATAGCAGTTGTCCGCGCCGACTTTTTCCAAAATCTCAACGTTCGCGCCGTCCAGTGTACCCATGCAGAGCGCGCCGTTAAGGGCGAATTTCATGTTGCTGGTACCGGATGCTTCTGTACCCGCCAGTGAGATTTGTTCGTGCAAATCAGCGGCTGGGATGATGATTTGGGCGAGGCTGACGCTGTAGTTCGGGATGAACACAACTTTAATCAAGTCGCGGATACGGGTGTCGTTGTTGATAACTTTGGCGACGTCATTAATCAGTCGGATGATTTTCTTCGCCATGTAATAAGCGGATGCGGCTTTACCGGCAAAGATGAACACGCGCGGCTGCCAATCGAAATCTGGGTTTTCCAGGATTTTGTTGTAGCGGTCGACGATGTGCATCACGTTCAATGCTTGACGTTTGTACTCGTGGATACGTTTGATTTGGATATCGAAAAGTGCATCGGTATTAACTTTGATGCCCAGCTCGGTTTCAATGTATTTAGCAAGGCGCTCTTTGGCGGCTTTTTTCACTTCGCCGAATTCTGCCTGTACGGAGGCATCGTCCACTTTGTCGTTGAGCTTGGTCAAGTTGTCCAAATGCAGACGCCAGTCTTCGTCGCCCAGATGTTTGTCCAAGAATTTGGTCAGGCCCGGGTTGGCGATGTTGATCCAGCGGCGCGGGGTTACGCCGTTGGTTACGTTGGTAAAGCGTTCTGGGAACACTTTGGCAAAGTCGGCGAAGATGGATGTGGTCATCAAATCGGAGTGGATTTTTGCCACGCCGTTGACTTTGTGCGAACCGATAACCGCCAGCCATGCCATGCGGACGCGACGGCCGTGGGTTTCATCAATGATGGATACGCGGCGGACAAAGTCGTCGTCGAAGTTGCCAATGGCGCGTAAGGCATTGAGGAAGTAGGCGTTGATTTCAAAGATGATGTCCAAGTGGCGCGGCAGCAGACGGCCCATCAGGTCAACCTGCCAAGTTTCCAAGGCTTCGCTCATCAATGTGTGGTTGGTGTAAGAGAAAATCTTACAGCACATATTCCATGCTTCAGTCCATGCGATGCCCTCTTCGTCAATCAGGATGCGCATCAATTCTGGAATGGCGAGCACCGGATGGGTATCGTTCAAGTGGATGGCGACTTCGTCTGCCAAAGTGCGGATGCTTGGGAAACGGCATTTGTGACGGGCAACGATGTCTTGAACGGAAGCGGAAACCAAGAAGTATTCTTGCTTCAGGCGCAATTCGCGGCCGGAATCGGTAGAGTCGTTCGGATACAGAACGCGTGAGATGTTTTCGTCGCTGTTTTGTGCGCGAACAGCAGAGGCATAGTCGCCTCGGTTGAAGTCGGCAAGGTCAAACAGGTTGCCTGCGTGTGCAGTCCACAAACGCAATGGGTTGGCACATTCGCCGCCATAGCCCGGAATAATTTCGTCGTATGCCCAAGCGGAAATTTCTTCGCTCGGCTGCCATTCTTTTTTGTCGCCCAAGTTCAATACTTGACCGCCGAAACGGACGGAATATTGTTTGTTCGGACGGGCAAACTGCCATGCCAAATCTTGGTCGAGCCACAAATCGGGTTTTTCAACTTGTTGGCCATCCACGATTTCTTGTTTGAACATACCGTATTGGTAACGGATGCCGTAGCCCATGGCCGGAATGCGCAGGGTTGCCAAAGAGTCGAGGAAGCAGGCGGCCAGACGGCCCAAACCGCCGTTACCCAAACCCGGATCTTCTTCTTGTTCGCAGACATCGGCAAATTCTTTGCCCAGTTGCTTGAAGGCTTCTTCAAATTCGGCGTAAACGCCTTCGTTAATCAGCGCGTTGACAAACGAACGGCCGAGCAGGAATTCCATAGACAGGTAATAAACCATGCGTTTGCTGTTGTCGATGTGGGCGCGGCGTGTTTTGAGGAAATCTTCCGCAATCAGGTCACGCGCGGCAAGCATGGCGGCGTTGAGCCATTGGTGTGAAGTTGCCTCCTTCGGATCTACGCCCAAGATGAAAATCAGCTTGTAAACGATGGACTTGCGGATGGTTTCGGCGTCCGGTTTAGGCATTACATAATCGTAACCGGAGATGGGGAGTTTTTTCTTAGCCATGGAAGCCTTTCTCTAGCGTGAGGCACTGGACAACGCGCCTGATGGTTTTATTAAAAACAACGAAACTCGGTTTTCAGACGGTCTGACAACGGCAACAGGCCGTCTGAAAGGAATGGTGCGTAGATTTGTTACAAACTAAGGAGATTATAGCGGAAAGATTCAAAAAAAGGATATATTTTTCTTTATAAAACATTCAATTAACAATTAAACCATTCATCATCTTATTGGCATTTTCAATTTATACCACTAAGCTGCAAATCATAAAATACTGACAAAATATCAAAGAATTAATCAACCAATAGTTTAATTCTCATTTAATTTGTTTTATGTAAAATCCAAATCCCCATATGCTCAACAACACATTTTCCTGATTCTTCGTAATTAAATTTCTCAGATGGTACGCAAGAAATTTCCCAATTGCCTTGAGGCAGGTTAAATAACTGACGACTACGTTTGGCATTGACCAACAGCAGCCATTCATCGTCCAAAACAACCTGAATCGCCTTGCTGCCCCTGTTGTGCCAACAATATTCGGTCATCGGGCTGCTATCGGCATTGAGCCATTGCACACGTTCTTTTTGCCACCAGCAATCATCTGTCAGCAGCTTGATTTGACTTCGTACGCGTATCAGCTCTTGAGTGTAATTCTGCAACATATGAGACTCATTTTGCCAATCCAACCATGTAATCGGATTATCTTGGCAGTAGCTGTTGTTGTTGCCTTGCTGACTGTTGCCAAACTCATCGCCCGCCAAAAGCATGGGCGTACCGTTGGATAAAAACAAGGAGGCAAGCAGCGCTTTGGAAGTGTATTCGCGGTTGAGCAAAACTTCTTCATCATCGGTTTCGCCTTCTACGCCGTGGTTGTAGCTGATGTTTTCATTATGCCCGTCGCGGTTGTTTTCGCCGTTGGCTTCGTTGTGTTTTTCGTTATAGCTGACCAAATCGCGCAGGGTGAAGCCGTCGTGTGCAGTGATGAAGTTGATGCTGGCGGACGGATGGCGGCCACTGTGGTTGAAAATATCGGACGACCCGGCCAAACGTTCGGCAAATGCACCCAAATTGCCGCTTTCCCATGACCAAAACGCGCGCATATCATCGCGGAAACGACCGTTCCATTCGGCAAAAGGTTGAGGGAAATTGCCCAAGTGATAACCGCCCTCGCCGATGTCCCATGCTTCGACAATCAGTTTCAAACCGGCCAAAACCGGGTCTTGATACAGGACTTGGAAA harbors:
- a CDS encoding HlyD family type I secretion periplasmic adaptor subunit, producing the protein MSRENNVKSKDLHLINDLNAALQKEKHSGQFWVIILFFIFLVVFVIWAYNSPVEEVTRGNGNIIPSSREQVIQSLDPGIVTEIMVKEGDMVEKDQILMKLDDTRSSAVLRESEAKVENLEATVARLKAEAYGTKLSFPDSVGPELRRREIAAYKARRQAMTDAVSGLSQSKAALDREIAITAPMVAEGVVSEVELLRMRRESADLATQISERRNRYKADANNELLQAESELAQSKENVAMRADPVERSQIRAPMRGIVKGIKVTTIGGVVNAGEDIMQIVPVDDKLLVEAYIRPQDIAFIRAGQPALVKVSAYDYSIYGGLEGKVTLVGADTVSNSMQNRANDLKLDPNQVYYRVLVQTENNSLKDKNGKPMPIIPGMVATVDIKTGEKTIFQYLIKPITRMKQALSER
- the prfH gene encoding peptide chain release factor H, which produces MKQNTPAVYLQISTAQGPAECRIFARFVLGELLTEAQAKGIDAELVTETADKHGILSATLKLEGQKAESLAQTWQGTLQWVCPSPVRPKHPRKNWYIGVFRLPDMPQMYEMPSENGIEFQTCRSGGKGGQHVNKTESAVHATHKESGISVRVESERSQHANKKLAVMLLAQKLAKHHAGQAGNFAQEQHAQLYQVERGNPKRTFVGTAFKEK
- a CDS encoding RNA ligase RtcB family protein, which produces MGNYPHHIQIIADSNTWIEGNAVAQLETTARLPHMLRVAGMPDLHAGRGYPVGAAFFSDRHFYPALIGNDIGCGMAFWQTNLRAAKLKPAKLAKQLGNIDTPLDKDEQVDLLDDVVDMRQFSDGLAVGTIGGGNHFAELQTVDTVYRTDLLPPDFNENHLQLLVHSGSRGLGQQILQRHIAAFGHQGLAEEGKAAATYLAEHQTALEFASLNRRLIAARMLDRWRAEGTCLLDVHHNFLEQTEIDGITGWLHRKGATPTDKGLVMIPGSRGDYSYLVQPAEDCQISLNTLAHGAGRKWQRGECKGRLSHKYTADSLRQTEFGSVVVCQDKALIFEEAPQAYKSIDSVIAAMKNVGLIELVARFKPVLTYKTGGECGA
- the pheA gene encoding prephenate dehydratase, which produces MPLSIDEQLLPHRNAIDSIDAEILRLLNERAGHAHAIGELKGTGAVYRPEREVTVLRRIQDLNRGPLPDESVTRLFREIMSECLAVERPLTIAYLGPKGTFTQQAAIKHFGHAAHTMACTTIDNCFKQVETRQADYLVAPVENSTEGSVGRTLDLLAVTALKACGEVVVRIHHNLLRKDSHEIGGITKVFAHAQALAQCNDWLGRNLPNAERIAVASNAEAARLVAESDSPNVAAIAGRIAAEIYQLSFAAECIEDEPNNTTRFLVMGHQETGRSGNDKTSLVVSAPNRAGAVTALLQPFTELGISMTKFESRPSKSVLWEYLFFIDIEGHQSDENVQKALQLLGERASFVKVVGSYPTVVL
- the tsaE gene encoding tRNA (adenosine(37)-N6)-threonylcarbamoyltransferase complex ATPase subunit type 1 TsaE, coding for MHSNGLHTRFLPDEEATLKLGEEWSKQLSAPLTIYLEGGLGAGKTTLTRGILRGLGHTGAVKSPTYTIVESYPLDTFTLHHFDLYRFTMPEEWEDAGLDELFAPDSVCLIEWPQQGGEFTPPADITITLTYTDKGRTCTFSAHTNQGRKSLESWSN
- a CDS encoding N-acetylmuramoyl-L-alanine amidase — protein: MVKLTRRHILRQGTGLFLTLTPVGAALAKPASPAQFLAVRIWPANAYTRVTLESNHSMKYQHFMLDNPNRLVVDIQGAEINSVLQGISSKVLSNDPFIRSIRAGQNTPNTVRIVIDLKQSTHPQVFALAPVGNFRNRLVIDLYPHGADANDPMMALLNGNVPKQRQNTNIAYDTPAPKNNRGSGGNRRPVIMIDPGHGGEDPGAIGPSGLKEKNVVLSIARETKKRLEALGYNVFMTRNEDIFIPLGVRVAKGRARNADVFVSIHADAFTSPSARGTGVYMLNTKGATSSAAKFLAQTQNNADAIGGVQTSGNPNVDNAILDMTQTATLRDSRKLGHSVLTELGKLNQLHKGRVDEANFAVLRAPDIPSILVETAFLSNPTEERLLGSESFRQQCAQAIATGIQKYINTAVLRRG
- a CDS encoding DUF4230 domain-containing protein, giving the protein MFEMKMFGRGLVVLVLCALTAAGGWFYALHGQNEEHQVLSREGVLMQIKQMNRLESTAFYIDTIIRTEKKGDWRRLWQDSQSGIFIVRGKVLAGLDLDKLGADNVNIVDDKVLISLPAVEILSVDLENIEVYDIQTGSFNLLPMDKSVFKTVQEEAKRQVLQSACRAEILEHANRQAQMQLENLFALTQTKVSVYPAAVGKCG